In the Taeniopygia guttata chromosome 12, bTaeGut7.mat, whole genome shotgun sequence genome, one interval contains:
- the HMCES gene encoding abasic site processing protein HMCES — MCGRTACSLAADNLRRACAYRDRRGRLRQPEWLRQERYQPSYNKGPQSSGPVLLSRRHLQQDADSSERVLMDMRWGLVPSWFKQDNPSKLQFNTSNCRSDTMLSKSSYKGALLKGKRCVVLADGFYEWQQHSGGKQPYFIYFPQTKDAMDKEMEGDEEWKGWRLLTMAGIFDCWEPPGGGEMLYTYTIITVDASKDVSFIHHRMPAILDGDEAIRKWLDFAEVPTQEAVKLIQPTENIVFHPVSTFVNNIRNNTPECVAPIELGAKKEVKATPSNKVMLGWLKSSQEGSPQKKENELPKWKSQFIHSPSPKKTSADVLQQWLGKQGQPAAKKHKA, encoded by the exons ATGTGCGGCCGCACCGCCTGCTCGCTGGCCGCCGACAACCTCCGCCGGGCCTGCGCCTACCGCGACCGCCGGGGCCGGCTGCGGCAGCCCGAGTGGCTGCGGCAGGAGCGCTACCAGCCCTCCTACAACAAGGGCCCGCAGTCCAGCGGCCCCGTGCTGCTCTCCCGCCGCCACCTCCAGCAG GATGCTGACTCCTCCGAGCGGGTCCTCATGGACATGCGCTGGGGCCTGGTGCCCTCCTGGTTCAAACAGGACAACCCCTCCAAACTGCAGTTCAACACCTCCAACTGCCGCAGCGATACCATGCTGAGCAAGTCCTCCTACAAG GGTGCTCTCCTCAAGGGCAAGCGCTGCGTGGTCCTGGCAGATGGCTTCTACGAgtggcagcagcacagtgggGGAAAGCAGCCCTATTTCATTTACTTCCCCCAGACCAAGGATGCCATG GACAAGGAGATGGAGGGAGATGAAGAATGGAAAGGATGGAGGTTGCTTACTATGGCTGGGATTTTTGACTGCTGGGAGCCACCAGGGGGAGGAGAAATGCTGTACACTTACACCATCATCACTGTGGATGCTTCCAAGGATGTGAGCTTCATCCATCACAG GATGCCAGCCATCCTGGATGGGGACGAAGCCATCAGGAAATGGCTGGACTTTGCTGAAGTGCCAACCCAAGAAGCTGTTAAACTCATCCAGCCCACGGAGAACATTGTTTTCCACCCAGTGTCCACCTTTGTCAACAACATCCGCAACAACACACCTGAGTGTGTTGCACCCATTGAGCTGGGAGCCAAGAAG GAGGTGAAAGCCACCCCAAGCAACAAAGTGATGTTGGGCTGGTTAAAAAGTTCCCAGGAGGGCTCTCCCCAGAAGAAAGAAAACGAATTGCCCAAGTGGAAAAGTCAGTTCATCCACAGCCCTTCACCCAAGAAAACCAGCGCAGATGTTCTGCAGCAGTGGCTGGGGAAGCAGGGACAGCCAGCTGCGAAGAAGCACAAGGCTTAG
- the COPG1 gene encoding coatomer subunit gamma-1 isoform X2, whose amino-acid sequence MLFEDYLLQGGNSNPFQHLEKSAVLQEARVFNETPINPRKCAHILTKILYLINQGEHLGVMEATESFFAMTKLFQSSDPTLRRMCYLTIKEMSSIAEDVIIVTSSLTKDMTGKDDNYRGPAVRALCQITDSTMLQAIERYMKQAIVDKVPSVSSSALVSSLHLLKTSYDVVKRWVNEAQEAASSDNIMVQYHALGLLYHVRKNDRLAVNKMLSKFTRHGLKSPFAYCLMIRIASKLLEEEAGSRDSPLFDFIESCLRNKHEMVVYEAASAIVNLPNCTAKELAPAVSVLQLFCSSPKAALRYAAVRTLNKVAMKHPSAVTACNLDLENLVTDSNRSIATLAITTLLKTGSESSIDRLMKQISSFMSEISDEFKVVVVQAINALCQKYPRKHAVLMNFLFTMLREEGGFEYKRAIVDCIISIIEENSESKETGLSHLCEFIEDCEFTVLATRILHLLGQEGPKTNNPSKYIRFIYNRVVLEHEEVRAGAVSALAKFGAQNEEMLPSILVLLRRCVMDDDNEVRDRATFYLNVLEQKQKALNAGYILNGLTVSIPGLERALHQYTLEPSEKPFDLKSVPLATAPIIEQRAENVPVAVVKQPEKVAATRQEIFQEQLGAIPEFRGLGPLFKSSPEPVALTELETEYVVRCTKHTFVNHMVFQFDCTNTLNDQILENVTVQMEPTEGYEVIGYIPAKTLVYNQPGTCYTLVALSEEDPTAVACTFSCMMKFTVKDCDPNTGETDDEGYEDEYVLEDLEVTVADHIQRVLKPNFGAAWDEVGDEFEKEETFTLSAIKTLEEAVSNIVKFLGMQPCERSDKVPDNKNSHTLYLAGVFRGGHDLLVRSRLVLTDTVTMQVTARSAEELPVDVIMASVG is encoded by the exons ATGCTCTTCGAAGACTACCTGCTGCAGG GTGGGAATTCCAACCCGTTCCAGCACCTGGAGAAGAGTGCAGTCTTGCAAGAG GCTCGAGTGTTTAATGAGACTCCCATAAACCCACGAAAATGTGCTCATATCCTCACCAAGATCTTGTATCTCATAAACCAg GGGGAGCACCTTGGTGTCATGGAAGCTACCGAATCCTTCTTTGCTATGACCAAGCTGTTTCAGTCCAGTGAT CCAACTCTTCGCAGGATGTGTTACCTCACTATCAAAGAGATGTCTTCTATTGCAGAAGATGTGATCATTGTTACTAGCAG CTTAACCAAAGACATGACTGGGAAGGATGACAATTACCGAGGCCCTGCTGTGAGAGCACTCTGTCAGATCACTGAT agtACCATGTTGCAGGCCATTGAGCGCTACATGAAGCAGGCGATTGTTGACAAAGTACCGAGtgtgtccagctctgctctcgTGTCTTCTTTG CACTTGCTGAAGACCAGTTATGATGTGGTGAAGCGCTGGGTGAATGAGGCTCAGGAGGCAGCTTCCAGTGACAATATCATGGTGCAG TATCACGCTCTGGGCCTGCTGTACCACGTGCGGAAGAACGACCGCCTGGCAGTCAACAAGATGCTCAGCAAGTTCACACGCCACGGCCTCAAGTCCCCGTTTGCCTACTGCTTGATGATCCGAATAGCCAGcaagctgctggaggaggaggctggcaG CCGCGATAGCCCTCTGTTTGATTTCATTGAGAGCTGCCTGAGAAACAAGCATGAGATGGTGGTGTATGAAGCTGCATCTGCCATTGTTAACCTGCCCAACTGCACTGCCAAGGAGTTGGCTCCAGCTGTCTCAG ttctgcagctgttcTGCAGCTCACCAAAAGCAGCACTAAGATATGCAGCCGTCCGTACCCTCAACAAG gtggccATGAAGCACCCATCTGCTGTGACTGCCTGTAACCTGGACCTGGAGAACCTTGTGACAGACTCCAACCGCAGCATAGCCACCCTGGCCATCACCACGCTGCTGAAAACCGGCAGTGAGAGCAGCATTGACCGCCTCATGAAGCAGATCTCCTCTTTCATGTCAGAAATCTCAGATGAGTTCAAA GTGGTAGTGGTGCAGGCCATCAATGCTCTGTGTCAGAAGTACCCTCGCAAACACGCTGTCCTCATGAACTTCCTCTTCACTATGCTTCGGGAGGAG GGTGGCTTTGAATACAAGAGAGCCATCGTGGACTGCATCATCAGCATTATTGAGGAGAACTCAGAGAGCAAAGAGACAGGCCTGTCTCACCTCTGTGAATTCATTGAGGACTGCGAGTTCACTGTGCTGGCCACTCGTATCCTCCACCTCTTGGGGCAGGAAGGGCCCAAAACCAACAACCCCTCCAAATATATTCGCTTCATCTACAACAGGGTTGTTCTGGAGCATGAAGAAGTCCGGGCAG GTGCTGTAAGTGCCCTTGCCAAGTTTGGAGCTCAAAATGAGGAGATGTTACCCAGTATCTTGGTGTTACTGAGAAG GTGTGTGATGGATGATGACAATGAAGTGAGAGACAGAGCCACCTTCTACCTGAATGTTCTGGAGCAGAAGCAGAAGGCCCTCAATGCTGGCTACATCCTGAACG GGTTGACGGTGTCCATCCCTGGCCTGGAGAGGGCTCTGCATCAGTACACCCTGGAGCCCTCTGAGAAACCCTTTGACTTGAAATCTGTTCCTTTGGCAACAGCTCCTATCATCGAGCAAAGAGCAG AAAATGTCCCTGTTGCTGTAGTGAAACAGCCAGAGAAAGTGGCAGCAACACGGCAAGAAATATTCCAAG AGCAACTGGGGGCCATCCCAGAGTTTCGGGGGCTGGGCCCACTCTTCAAATCTTCCCCAGAGCCTGTGGCCCTGACAGAGCTGGAGACAGAGTATGTGGTTCGTTGCACGAAGCATACCTTTGTCAACCACATGGTGTTCCAG TTTGACTGCACAAACACCCTGAATGATCAGATCCTGGAGAATGTCACAGTGCAGATGGAGCCAACAGAGGGGTATGAGGTCATTGGCTACATACCTGCCAAAACCCTGGTGTACAACCAGCCAGGAACCTGCTACACACTGGTGGCACTGTCTGAAGAGGATCCAACAGCAG TGGCCTGCACATTCAGCTGCATGATGAAGTTCACTGTCAAGGACTGTGATCCCAACACGGGCGAGACGGATGATGAGGGTTATGAGGATGAGTATGTG CTTGAAGACCTGGAGGTCACAGTGGCTGATCACATCCAGCGAGTTCTGAAGCCAAactttggagcagcctgggatgaaGTGGGTGATGAGTTTGAAAAGGAAGAAACCTTTACTTTATCTGCTATTAAAACCCTTGAAG aGGCAGTGAGCAATATTGTGAAGTTCCTGGGGATGCAGCCCTGTGAGCGGTCAGATAAAGTGCCAGATAACAAGAACTCTCACACGCTGTACCTGGCAG GTGTGTTCCGCGGTGGCCATGACCTCCTGGTGCGGTCTCGTCTCGTTCTCACCGACACGGTGACGATGCAGGTCACGGCCCGCAGTGCGGAGGAGCTCCCTGTGGATGTGATCATGGCTTCCGTGGGATAA
- the COPG1 gene encoding coatomer subunit gamma-1 isoform X1 has translation MLKKFDKKDEESGGNSNPFQHLEKSAVLQEARVFNETPINPRKCAHILTKILYLINQGEHLGVMEATESFFAMTKLFQSSDPTLRRMCYLTIKEMSSIAEDVIIVTSSLTKDMTGKDDNYRGPAVRALCQITDSTMLQAIERYMKQAIVDKVPSVSSSALVSSLHLLKTSYDVVKRWVNEAQEAASSDNIMVQYHALGLLYHVRKNDRLAVNKMLSKFTRHGLKSPFAYCLMIRIASKLLEEEAGSRDSPLFDFIESCLRNKHEMVVYEAASAIVNLPNCTAKELAPAVSVLQLFCSSPKAALRYAAVRTLNKVAMKHPSAVTACNLDLENLVTDSNRSIATLAITTLLKTGSESSIDRLMKQISSFMSEISDEFKVVVVQAINALCQKYPRKHAVLMNFLFTMLREEGGFEYKRAIVDCIISIIEENSESKETGLSHLCEFIEDCEFTVLATRILHLLGQEGPKTNNPSKYIRFIYNRVVLEHEEVRAGAVSALAKFGAQNEEMLPSILVLLRRCVMDDDNEVRDRATFYLNVLEQKQKALNAGYILNGLTVSIPGLERALHQYTLEPSEKPFDLKSVPLATAPIIEQRAENVPVAVVKQPEKVAATRQEIFQEQLGAIPEFRGLGPLFKSSPEPVALTELETEYVVRCTKHTFVNHMVFQFDCTNTLNDQILENVTVQMEPTEGYEVIGYIPAKTLVYNQPGTCYTLVALSEEDPTAVACTFSCMMKFTVKDCDPNTGETDDEGYEDEYVLEDLEVTVADHIQRVLKPNFGAAWDEVGDEFEKEETFTLSAIKTLEEAVSNIVKFLGMQPCERSDKVPDNKNSHTLYLAGVFRGGHDLLVRSRLVLTDTVTMQVTARSAEELPVDVIMASVG, from the exons ATGCTGAAGAAGTTCGACAAGAAGGACGAGGAGTCGG GTGGGAATTCCAACCCGTTCCAGCACCTGGAGAAGAGTGCAGTCTTGCAAGAG GCTCGAGTGTTTAATGAGACTCCCATAAACCCACGAAAATGTGCTCATATCCTCACCAAGATCTTGTATCTCATAAACCAg GGGGAGCACCTTGGTGTCATGGAAGCTACCGAATCCTTCTTTGCTATGACCAAGCTGTTTCAGTCCAGTGAT CCAACTCTTCGCAGGATGTGTTACCTCACTATCAAAGAGATGTCTTCTATTGCAGAAGATGTGATCATTGTTACTAGCAG CTTAACCAAAGACATGACTGGGAAGGATGACAATTACCGAGGCCCTGCTGTGAGAGCACTCTGTCAGATCACTGAT agtACCATGTTGCAGGCCATTGAGCGCTACATGAAGCAGGCGATTGTTGACAAAGTACCGAGtgtgtccagctctgctctcgTGTCTTCTTTG CACTTGCTGAAGACCAGTTATGATGTGGTGAAGCGCTGGGTGAATGAGGCTCAGGAGGCAGCTTCCAGTGACAATATCATGGTGCAG TATCACGCTCTGGGCCTGCTGTACCACGTGCGGAAGAACGACCGCCTGGCAGTCAACAAGATGCTCAGCAAGTTCACACGCCACGGCCTCAAGTCCCCGTTTGCCTACTGCTTGATGATCCGAATAGCCAGcaagctgctggaggaggaggctggcaG CCGCGATAGCCCTCTGTTTGATTTCATTGAGAGCTGCCTGAGAAACAAGCATGAGATGGTGGTGTATGAAGCTGCATCTGCCATTGTTAACCTGCCCAACTGCACTGCCAAGGAGTTGGCTCCAGCTGTCTCAG ttctgcagctgttcTGCAGCTCACCAAAAGCAGCACTAAGATATGCAGCCGTCCGTACCCTCAACAAG gtggccATGAAGCACCCATCTGCTGTGACTGCCTGTAACCTGGACCTGGAGAACCTTGTGACAGACTCCAACCGCAGCATAGCCACCCTGGCCATCACCACGCTGCTGAAAACCGGCAGTGAGAGCAGCATTGACCGCCTCATGAAGCAGATCTCCTCTTTCATGTCAGAAATCTCAGATGAGTTCAAA GTGGTAGTGGTGCAGGCCATCAATGCTCTGTGTCAGAAGTACCCTCGCAAACACGCTGTCCTCATGAACTTCCTCTTCACTATGCTTCGGGAGGAG GGTGGCTTTGAATACAAGAGAGCCATCGTGGACTGCATCATCAGCATTATTGAGGAGAACTCAGAGAGCAAAGAGACAGGCCTGTCTCACCTCTGTGAATTCATTGAGGACTGCGAGTTCACTGTGCTGGCCACTCGTATCCTCCACCTCTTGGGGCAGGAAGGGCCCAAAACCAACAACCCCTCCAAATATATTCGCTTCATCTACAACAGGGTTGTTCTGGAGCATGAAGAAGTCCGGGCAG GTGCTGTAAGTGCCCTTGCCAAGTTTGGAGCTCAAAATGAGGAGATGTTACCCAGTATCTTGGTGTTACTGAGAAG GTGTGTGATGGATGATGACAATGAAGTGAGAGACAGAGCCACCTTCTACCTGAATGTTCTGGAGCAGAAGCAGAAGGCCCTCAATGCTGGCTACATCCTGAACG GGTTGACGGTGTCCATCCCTGGCCTGGAGAGGGCTCTGCATCAGTACACCCTGGAGCCCTCTGAGAAACCCTTTGACTTGAAATCTGTTCCTTTGGCAACAGCTCCTATCATCGAGCAAAGAGCAG AAAATGTCCCTGTTGCTGTAGTGAAACAGCCAGAGAAAGTGGCAGCAACACGGCAAGAAATATTCCAAG AGCAACTGGGGGCCATCCCAGAGTTTCGGGGGCTGGGCCCACTCTTCAAATCTTCCCCAGAGCCTGTGGCCCTGACAGAGCTGGAGACAGAGTATGTGGTTCGTTGCACGAAGCATACCTTTGTCAACCACATGGTGTTCCAG TTTGACTGCACAAACACCCTGAATGATCAGATCCTGGAGAATGTCACAGTGCAGATGGAGCCAACAGAGGGGTATGAGGTCATTGGCTACATACCTGCCAAAACCCTGGTGTACAACCAGCCAGGAACCTGCTACACACTGGTGGCACTGTCTGAAGAGGATCCAACAGCAG TGGCCTGCACATTCAGCTGCATGATGAAGTTCACTGTCAAGGACTGTGATCCCAACACGGGCGAGACGGATGATGAGGGTTATGAGGATGAGTATGTG CTTGAAGACCTGGAGGTCACAGTGGCTGATCACATCCAGCGAGTTCTGAAGCCAAactttggagcagcctgggatgaaGTGGGTGATGAGTTTGAAAAGGAAGAAACCTTTACTTTATCTGCTATTAAAACCCTTGAAG aGGCAGTGAGCAATATTGTGAAGTTCCTGGGGATGCAGCCCTGTGAGCGGTCAGATAAAGTGCCAGATAACAAGAACTCTCACACGCTGTACCTGGCAG GTGTGTTCCGCGGTGGCCATGACCTCCTGGTGCGGTCTCGTCTCGTTCTCACCGACACGGTGACGATGCAGGTCACGGCCCGCAGTGCGGAGGAGCTCCCTGTGGATGTGATCATGGCTTCCGTGGGATAA